In one window of Octopus bimaculoides isolate UCB-OBI-ISO-001 chromosome 20, ASM119413v2, whole genome shotgun sequence DNA:
- the LOC128250307 gene encoding zinc finger protein 271-like, translating to MTSAARLAVNALAVSEQISSGNVPTSNSGNTKSFKCQFCAKEFPKSCNLTTHLRTHTGEKPYLCGVCQRGFSQSGSLHVHQRTHTGEKPYKCHLCDKRFVQVGSLSVHLKIHTGEQPHQCHLCQQRFAQSSSLRRHIKIHKGEKNYKCKFCSKDFVQSSQLVKHTRTHTGEKPYACKFCDKRFSQSNSLEIHQRVHTGERPYKCDFCDKRFPQSSLLTRHIQVHTRENFCKCDFCDKPFPLQSLLDEHMQLHRDNPYECEYCNKCFSKATRLMEHLKEHTGEEPYRCRFCDKTFTRHRNLCQHLKFHTRQRALVFPEVDKFWEELQDPNGVKTTASHAAVCDVLTPSCFKDDSDLFKTIAAGALREKIQSTDTDTSMELAADLATCCKNEQHLDACDAANNATAVTNGRNGYSPQIDTDTDKKLELTTTLRCCSDPPSGVCDNATVEGQSIDQSYKPLQVDLQISEQASNHGEKTCKVLCTPASDSSVVHTYISTAEPGAITADLPTNSKPGDPTATVVSATYHCGDTIITGNSMFDSSTLPKTSRACLVSLRTCEPSVFTNATAAPPPVQLERAMSAELAVVDQLVSNSQAAVRHKDGTAVEISKPNLFECDMDIKLYLPDRDANTVTAHQPPPSPAITTAPSLVPHTVHIPATMRDTKRKGSELCTFTCKGNMYIKPTVTTLPTDYVEKSRSPGSYDCDLPYGYG from the coding sequence ATGACGAGTGCAGCACGACTAGCAGTAAATGCCCTTGCAGTTAGTGAGCAAATTAGCAGTGGTAATGTACCAACATCCAACTCTGGCAACACCAAGTCGTTCAAGTGCCAGTTTTGTGCGAAGGAGTTTCCCAAGTCTTGTAATCTGACAACGCACCTCCGcactcacacaggtgagaaaccttaCTTGTGTGGGGTGTGTCAACGCGGCTTTTCACAATCGGGCAGCCTCCATGTGCACCAGCGAACCCACACTGGAGAGAAGCCTTACAAATGTCATCTGTGTGACAAGCGTTTCGTCCAAGTGGGCAGCCTCAGTGTGCACCTGAAGATCCACACGGGTGAGCAGCCGCACCAGTGTCACTTATGTCAGCAACGGTTTGCGCAATCAAGTTCATTGCGAAGGCACATAAAAATCCATAAGGGCGAGAAGAACTACAAATGTAAGTTTTGCTCAAAAGACTTTGTGCAGTCATCACAACTTGTCAAACACACTCGCACTCACACTGGCGAAAAGCCATATGCATGTAAGTTCTGTGACAAAAGGTTCTCACAATCTAACTCACTTGAGATTCATCAGCGTGTACACACAGGCGAAAGGCCTTATAAATGTGATTTTTGTGACAAAAGATTCCCCCAGTCTTCACTGTTAACCCGTCACATTCAGGTACATACGCGTGAAAATTTCTGCAAATGTGACTTCTGTGACAAACCATTTCCTCTGCAAAGCCTCCTTGATGAACATATGCAATTACATCGAGATAACCCATATGAATGCGAATATTGCAATAAATGTTTTTCTAAAGCAACGCGACTGATGGAACATCTCAAAGAACACACAGGTGAGGAACCTTATAGGTGCAGATTCTGTGACAAAACATTCACCAGACATAGAAACTTATGCCAGCATCTCAAATTTCACACGCGGCAACGAGCACTTGTGTTCCCAGAAGTAGATAAATTCTGGGAAGAGTTGCAAGATCCTAATGGTGTCAAGACGACGGCATCTCATGCTGCAGTTTGCGATGTACTAACACCGTCCTGCTTCAAAGATGATAGTGATTTGTTTAAAACTATTGCAGCTGGTGCACTACGGGAAAAGATTCAGTCAACTGATACAGATACAAGCATGGAATTAGCTGCAGATTTAGCTACTTGTTGTAAAAATGAACAACACTTAGATGCATGTGATGCAGCAAACAATGCAACAGCTGTGACAAATGGAAGAAATGGATACTCACCACAGATTGATACAGACACTGATAAAAAACTGGAGCTCACCACTACCCTACGCTGCTGCAGTGATCCACCTTCTGGAGTTTGTGATAATGCTACTGTTGAAGGTCAAAGCATTGATCAAAGTTACAAACCTCTGCAAGTTGATCTGCAAATTTCAGAACAGGCATCAAACCATGGAGAGAAAACATGCAAAGTTCTGTGTACTCCTGCCTCCGATTCCTCTGTTGTGCACACTTACATTTCAACAGCTGAACCTGGTGCTATTACTGCTGATTTACCGACCAACTCAAAGCCAGGTGACCCAACTGCTACAGTTGTAAGTGCCACCTATCATTGTGGCGACACAATTATCACTGGCAACTCTATGTTTGATAGTAGTACACTTCCTAAAACAAGTAGGGCATGTTTAGTGAGTCTACGTACTTGTGAACCCAGTGTATTCACAAATGCCACAGCAGCACCACCTCCAGTTCAGCTGGAGAGGGCTATGAGCGCAGAATTAGCAGTAGTTGATCAGTTGGTATCAAACAGCCAGGCAGCAGTTCGACACAAAGATGGAACAGCTGTTGAGATCAGCAAACCAAACCTGTTTGAATGTGACATGGATATCAAACTTTACCTCCCAGACAGAGATGCCAACACTGTCACTGCACACCAGCCACCACCGTCCCCTGCAATCACCACTGCCCCCTCATTGGTACCACATACTGTCCATATTCCTGCTACAATGAGAGACACCAAACGTAAAGGCTCAGAGTTGTGCACATTCACATGTAAAGGCAATATGTATATCAAACCAACTGTAACAACTCTCCCTACAGATTATGTTGAAAAAAGCCGTAGTCCTGGATCATATGACTGTGACCTTCCCTATGGTTACGGATAA